From Saprospiraceae bacterium, one genomic window encodes:
- a CDS encoding class I SAM-dependent methyltransferase, translating into MELQDYFRINQKLWDKRTGVHVKADFYKTDAIIGGESSLTEIEDLYLPDVKGKSLLHLQCHFGLDTISLARMGAQCTGLDFSTEAILKARELAILTGLDIRFVEANVYDLEKLDLGEFDLVFTSYGTIGWLPDLDLWARGISNALKAGGQFYFAEFHPCLYMFDFNTGQLDYSYFNTGEPLEEWCDSSYTGTEDKVGMPSWFWQHSIEEIISALFKYGLQMEAFHEIPWSPYNCFPNMKEIQTGRYYFGPEKAKIPHVLVIKARKI; encoded by the coding sequence ATGGAACTTCAAGATTATTTTAGGATCAACCAAAAGCTTTGGGACAAGCGTACCGGAGTGCATGTAAAAGCAGATTTTTACAAAACAGATGCAATCATTGGCGGGGAGAGTTCATTGACAGAGATAGAAGATTTATATTTACCAGATGTAAAGGGAAAGTCCTTGCTACACTTGCAATGCCATTTTGGATTGGATACCATTTCGCTTGCGCGCATGGGCGCACAATGCACAGGTCTTGATTTTTCAACAGAAGCAATTTTAAAAGCAAGAGAACTGGCAATCCTGACAGGACTTGATATTCGCTTTGTGGAAGCCAATGTTTATGATCTGGAGAAACTAGATCTGGGTGAGTTTGATCTTGTTTTTACAAGTTACGGAACCATTGGTTGGTTGCCCGATCTGGATCTTTGGGCCAGGGGAATTTCCAACGCGCTTAAAGCCGGAGGACAGTTTTATTTTGCTGAATTTCATCCCTGTCTGTATATGTTCGATTTTAATACAGGACAATTGGATTATTCATATTTCAATACCGGAGAACCTCTTGAGGAATGGTGTGATTCCAGTTATACCGGTACCGAAGACAAAGTGGGCATGCCCTCCTGGTTTTGGCAACACTCCATCGAAGAGATTATCAGCGCATTGTTCAAATATGGACTCCAGATGGAAGCTTTTCATGAAATACCCTGGTCGCCTTACAATTGCTTTCCCAATATGAAAGAGATCCAGACCGGTCGATATTATTTTGGTCCCGAAAAGGCAAAAATTCCACATGTTTTGGTGATTAAGGCCCGAAAAATCTGA
- a CDS encoding T9SS type A sorting domain-containing protein, translating to MNTDLTGHKLENYSNQFSSEYPWFTLDQISGKILYLNPNINNEQVELNSLNLKDSSIQNLGELGRLAFEAFLEYDFFNGKIYFSDFNNKRIASFDLSTQIIQSIYSWPDMKQDSRFQLDPWNQLMFIPRSGGLDKFSLQNQTTEFISLPEPIQCFRIHPLLRKLTVKSSSINEFTYDGALIRQFNIQQVDGEENELYYDLSNNNLYSYSFKDFGAGLELWYIQKLDDSLFNRVAIYFSQFPFYHCMQFLYHQIPSAIIDPQNELLNLELWPNPSTGSFYINLPNGVDEISDIRVYNINGNMVPAKLLKCSDNLLKLQLSDNSAGVWLIKIRLSNNQTYVKKIIIQE from the coding sequence GTGAATACGGATTTAACAGGACATAAGCTCGAAAATTATTCCAATCAGTTTTCATCTGAATACCCATGGTTTACTCTTGATCAAATCTCGGGTAAAATCCTTTATTTGAACCCCAATATTAACAATGAGCAGGTGGAGCTTAACAGTCTAAATCTTAAAGACAGCAGCATCCAAAATCTTGGAGAGTTGGGTAGATTGGCTTTTGAGGCGTTTCTGGAATATGATTTTTTCAATGGCAAAATTTACTTCTCAGATTTTAACAACAAACGGATTGCGTCTTTTGATCTTAGCACCCAAATCATCCAATCAATTTATTCTTGGCCGGATATGAAACAGGATTCAAGGTTTCAGTTGGATCCCTGGAATCAATTGATGTTTATACCTCGATCCGGAGGATTGGATAAATTCTCTTTACAGAATCAAACGACCGAATTTATTTCATTGCCTGAACCCATCCAATGTTTTCGCATCCATCCCTTGTTGCGCAAACTCACTGTAAAGAGTTCTTCCATTAATGAATTCACTTATGATGGTGCTCTCATACGTCAATTCAACATTCAACAAGTTGACGGAGAAGAAAACGAGCTGTATTACGATCTGAGCAACAATAATCTTTATTCCTATAGTTTTAAAGACTTTGGTGCGGGATTGGAATTATGGTATATTCAAAAATTGGATGATAGCCTGTTTAATCGAGTTGCAATTTACTTCTCTCAATTTCCATTCTATCATTGCATGCAATTTCTTTACCATCAGATTCCATCGGCTATTATAGATCCACAAAATGAATTGCTAAATTTAGAACTTTGGCCAAATCCTTCCACTGGCTCATTTTATATTAATCTACCAAATGGAGTTGATGAAATTAGTGATATTCGGGTTTACAATATTAATGGAAATATGGTGCCAGCTAAGCTTTTAAAATGTTCTGATAATCTCCTAAAATTGCAACTTAGTGATAACTCAGCCGGTGTTTGGCTTATAAAAATCAGGCTGTCAAATAATCAAACATATGTTAAAAAAATAATTATTCAAGAGTAA
- the paaZ gene encoding phenylacetic acid degradation bifunctional protein PaaZ yields the protein MSKLKNYVLGTWQEGQGKGQVLYNAINGDEVAIADADGLDHAQILNYARSKAGPVLRKMSFQERGRMLKALALYLTDRKANYYPISYQTGATKTDSWIDIDGGIGTLFAYASLRRKLPNQSFCLDGDLVPLSKENSFIGHHLLIPKEGVALHINAFNFPVWGMLEKVSVNLLAGMPAIVKPATVSSFLAEAVVKDIIASGILPEGSLQLICGSIKGMMDHLNYQDVVTFTGSATTGKMLKAHPRILEESIPFNMEADSLNCSVLALDAKPGSVDFDIFIKEVHREMTAKCGQKCTAIRRIIVPESYVEEVQLALSARLAKTVIGNPAHPDVRMGALAGKVQLSEVREKIAVLSQYTPIVFDQQNQLQVLDADLQKGAFMSPVLMYNPKPFEYTQTHEMEAFGPVSTLIPYKTMEEAIELSKMGKGSLVSSIITSDPQVATQYVLGAGSNHGRILILNAECAKESTGHGSPMPLLVHGGPGRAGGGEEMGGLRGIRHYMQRTAIQGSPSMITGISQSYQMGSKTRELEIHPFRKHFEEIEVGDEWVTAKHTVTEADITNFANLSGDHFYAHMDATSLEGTIFTGRVAHGYYILSKAAGLFVDAKKGPVLLNYGIDECRFIKPVYPGMTIGVRLIAKEKIDQEKRTEDDVPKGIVKWVVDVKDEIGESVAVASILTMVKKQNG from the coding sequence ATGTCTAAATTAAAGAATTATGTCCTAGGAACCTGGCAGGAAGGACAGGGTAAAGGACAGGTTTTGTACAATGCCATTAACGGTGATGAAGTAGCCATCGCTGATGCAGATGGCCTTGATCACGCTCAAATATTGAATTACGCAAGGAGCAAAGCAGGCCCGGTCTTGCGCAAAATGAGTTTTCAGGAAAGAGGAAGAATGCTGAAGGCATTGGCACTCTACCTGACTGATCGAAAAGCAAATTATTATCCCATTTCCTACCAAACCGGAGCTACCAAAACAGACAGCTGGATCGACATAGATGGAGGTATAGGGACTTTGTTTGCTTATGCTAGTCTGCGAAGAAAACTTCCCAATCAAAGCTTTTGTCTGGATGGAGATTTGGTGCCCTTGAGCAAAGAAAATAGCTTTATCGGCCACCATCTTTTGATTCCCAAAGAAGGAGTTGCGTTACACATTAATGCTTTTAATTTTCCCGTTTGGGGAATGCTAGAAAAAGTTTCTGTCAATTTATTGGCGGGCATGCCAGCGATTGTAAAACCCGCTACTGTCAGCTCTTTTTTGGCGGAAGCAGTGGTGAAAGACATCATCGCTTCAGGTATATTGCCGGAAGGTTCATTACAATTGATTTGCGGATCGATCAAAGGAATGATGGACCATTTAAATTATCAGGATGTGGTTACGTTTACAGGATCTGCCACCACCGGAAAAATGCTAAAAGCCCACCCAAGGATTTTGGAAGAATCTATACCATTCAACATGGAGGCGGATTCTCTAAACTGTTCGGTCCTGGCTTTGGATGCAAAACCAGGATCTGTAGATTTTGATATTTTCATCAAAGAAGTGCATCGGGAAATGACCGCCAAATGCGGACAAAAATGCACCGCCATCCGACGAATTATTGTACCGGAATCTTATGTAGAGGAAGTCCAGCTGGCACTTTCAGCGAGGCTCGCCAAAACGGTCATCGGAAATCCTGCACACCCTGATGTGAGAATGGGTGCACTTGCCGGCAAAGTACAATTGTCAGAGGTCAGAGAAAAGATTGCAGTATTGTCCCAATACACACCCATTGTATTTGATCAACAAAACCAATTACAGGTACTGGATGCGGATCTGCAAAAAGGTGCCTTTATGAGCCCAGTTCTGATGTACAATCCAAAACCATTTGAATATACCCAAACCCACGAGATGGAGGCTTTTGGTCCGGTGAGTACCCTAATTCCATACAAGACGATGGAGGAGGCGATTGAACTTTCAAAAATGGGTAAAGGATCCTTGGTCAGCTCGATCATCACCTCAGATCCTCAAGTGGCCACACAATACGTTCTTGGAGCCGGATCCAACCATGGCAGAATCCTGATACTAAATGCAGAATGTGCCAAGGAAAGCACTGGTCACGGATCTCCAATGCCCTTGTTGGTCCACGGAGGTCCGGGTAGAGCTGGTGGTGGAGAAGAGATGGGTGGTTTGAGAGGTATAAGGCATTATATGCAGCGGACGGCCATTCAGGGATCACCCAGCATGATCACAGGCATCAGTCAATCCTATCAGATGGGCTCCAAAACCCGCGAACTTGAGATTCATCCGTTCAGAAAGCATTTTGAAGAAATCGAAGTGGGGGATGAGTGGGTCACAGCCAAACATACCGTGACTGAAGCAGACATCACCAATTTCGCCAACTTAAGCGGTGATCATTTTTACGCGCATATGGACGCGACATCACTGGAAGGGACGATTTTCACAGGAAGGGTTGCCCACGGTTATTATATTTTGTCAAAGGCCGCAGGTTTGTTTGTGGACGCCAAAAAAGGACCCGTTTTGCTCAACTACGGAATTGATGAATGCCGCTTTATTAAACCCGTTTATCCGGGAATGACCATTGGGGTCCGGCTGATTGCAAAAGAAAAAATAGATCAGGAAAAAAGGACAGAAGATGACGTCCCTAAGGGAATCGTCAAATGGGTGGTGGACGTAAAAGACGAAATAGGAGAGTCGGTGGCGGTCGCTTCAATTTTGACCATGGTCAAAAAACAAAACGGCTGA